The following proteins come from a genomic window of Paucimonas lemoignei:
- the mfpsA_3 gene encoding putative mannosyltransferase: protein MHSEVQVTIHQFAISVSPGDGISNGMMLTRKLLRLAGVKSEIYCIRPTEQMAGDVLCMDDYKPGSADALLIHHGIANPVETWLRDLPEKKFMVFHNITPGELFPPDHAIQPMLAHGWEQVDTWKDWLTGSIADSQQNLQELLQRGYSTENVTEIPLLVDLERIQPHAVKRHDTPRPFTILYVGRIMPHKNQLGLIDAFALLLRSAQLPLQLYLVGGFTVPDYKSRLQERIIELGIQNFVSLTGKVDDDTLTSLYRRSDLFVSLSHHEGFGMPLIEAMAHELPVIAYDAPNSNVVHTLGSAGLLLDSPDPHQVAATITQVMENPALRRNLRRRGVERMQEFGYQHLYDRLSSFLAKFDLNLPQFSFPQVVPRPVMDYRVEGPFDSTYSLALVNRELGRAIAEHGHKVALRATEGPGPIPVDPAFLEANPDCAELHRHAELPATNVLRLMYPPRVTDMQGDFNVVSCYGWEESSLPQSYCHDFNHQAHLVTSMSSWVTRTLQDSGVTAPLVTVGLGADHILRADIDPSALPAMPQVTPERLKFLHVSSCFPRKGVDVLLKAFGQAFTADDAVVLIIKTFPNPHHNIEQDLADWRVEFPNAPAVELISQDLPDSALRALYKMADALVAPSRGEGFGLPLAEAMLHRLPVIVTGQGGQTDFCTPDTAWLIDYRYERAKTHLQGAASVWFEPSADDLARILGEFHQAYTEGELTSMTAARVEAADALIRSRFTWSEVAKASVDAVVQAGQQPLLKKVPRLGSITTWNSACGIATYSTKLLEPAFGLDCQVFANDDAVLTAGDDENILRCWTAGDKDNLDRLKAAVELSGVDTLLIQFNFSFFELQAFASLLDWAHGRGIRTLVVFHSTADVQHGEQLKSLRDMQESLAGCARLMVHSVGDLNRLKDFGLRDNLLMFPHGVIDTPPPAPGLRQQAANLSGKTVIASYGFLLPHKGMPELIEAFALLAKKDPKMHLLLVNAEYPVAVSAELAETCRQRIAQPDLDGRVTLITDYLADEESLAWLGIADAIVFPYQHTQESSSAAVRWGLSTGRPVFCTPLAIFEDVAEAVTFLPGTDSVSMADGLYINLQRGSTALQENWLRNHGWTTVSARLRNVLLALSAEKPKALPHNV from the coding sequence ATGCACAGTGAAGTACAGGTCACCATCCATCAATTCGCAATCAGTGTCAGCCCCGGCGACGGCATCAGCAATGGCATGATGCTGACCCGTAAGCTGCTGCGCCTGGCGGGGGTCAAGTCGGAGATTTACTGCATCCGGCCCACCGAGCAGATGGCGGGTGATGTCCTGTGCATGGACGACTACAAGCCTGGCAGCGCCGATGCATTGCTGATTCACCACGGCATTGCCAACCCCGTAGAGACCTGGCTGCGCGACCTGCCTGAAAAGAAATTCATGGTGTTCCACAACATCACGCCGGGCGAGCTGTTCCCGCCGGATCACGCCATCCAGCCCATGCTCGCCCACGGCTGGGAACAAGTGGACACCTGGAAAGACTGGCTGACCGGCAGCATCGCCGACTCCCAGCAAAACCTGCAGGAACTGCTGCAACGCGGTTATTCCACCGAAAACGTCACCGAAATCCCGCTGCTGGTGGACCTTGAGCGCATCCAGCCTCACGCCGTGAAGCGTCACGACACCCCGCGCCCGTTCACCATCCTGTACGTCGGCAGAATCATGCCGCACAAAAACCAGCTGGGCCTGATCGACGCCTTCGCATTGCTATTGCGCAGCGCTCAGTTGCCGTTGCAGCTTTATCTGGTCGGCGGCTTCACCGTGCCGGACTATAAAAGCCGCCTACAGGAACGCATCATCGAGCTGGGTATCCAGAATTTCGTCAGCCTGACCGGCAAGGTCGATGACGACACCCTGACTTCCCTGTACCGCCGCAGTGACCTGTTCGTTTCCCTCAGCCATCACGAAGGCTTCGGCATGCCGCTGATCGAAGCCATGGCCCACGAATTGCCGGTGATTGCTTACGACGCGCCGAACAGCAACGTCGTGCACACTCTCGGCAGCGCTGGCCTGTTGCTGGACAGCCCGGACCCTCATCAAGTCGCGGCGACCATCACTCAGGTCATGGAAAACCCGGCCCTGCGCCGCAACCTGCGCCGCCGTGGCGTCGAGCGTATGCAAGAGTTCGGTTATCAGCACCTTTACGACCGCCTGAGCAGCTTCCTCGCCAAGTTCGACCTCAACCTGCCGCAATTCAGCTTCCCGCAGGTCGTCCCGCGTCCGGTCATGGATTACCGCGTCGAAGGTCCGTTCGACAGCACCTACAGCCTGGCGCTGGTCAACCGTGAGCTGGGCCGCGCGATTGCCGAGCACGGCCATAAAGTGGCCTTGCGCGCGACCGAAGGCCCCGGTCCAATCCCGGTGGATCCTGCTTTCCTTGAAGCCAATCCGGACTGCGCCGAGCTGCATCGCCATGCCGAACTGCCGGCCACCAACGTTTTGCGCCTGATGTACCCGCCGCGCGTCACCGACATGCAGGGTGATTTCAACGTGGTGTCCTGCTACGGCTGGGAAGAGTCGAGCCTGCCGCAAAGCTACTGCCATGACTTCAACCATCAGGCGCATCTGGTCACTAGCATGTCCAGCTGGGTGACCCGCACCTTGCAAGACAGTGGTGTGACCGCGCCACTGGTGACCGTCGGCCTCGGCGCTGATCACATCCTGCGCGCCGACATCGACCCAAGCGCGCTGCCCGCCATGCCGCAGGTCACGCCCGAACGCCTGAAATTCCTCCACGTGTCCTCGTGCTTCCCGCGCAAAGGCGTGGACGTGCTGCTCAAGGCCTTCGGCCAGGCGTTCACCGCTGATGACGCGGTCGTGCTGATTATCAAGACCTTCCCGAACCCGCATCACAACATCGAGCAGGATCTAGCCGATTGGCGCGTCGAGTTCCCCAACGCTCCAGCTGTGGAGCTGATTTCCCAGGACCTGCCGGACTCCGCCCTGCGCGCGCTGTACAAGATGGCCGATGCTCTGGTTGCACCGTCCCGTGGCGAAGGCTTTGGTTTGCCATTGGCCGAGGCCATGCTGCATCGCCTGCCGGTGATCGTGACAGGGCAGGGCGGTCAGACCGATTTCTGTACCCCGGATACCGCCTGGCTGATCGACTATCGCTACGAGCGGGCCAAGACTCACCTGCAAGGCGCCGCATCCGTGTGGTTCGAGCCGAGTGCCGACGACCTGGCCCGCATCCTGGGTGAATTCCATCAGGCTTATACCGAAGGCGAGCTCACCAGCATGACTGCCGCTCGCGTGGAAGCCGCCGACGCCCTGATCCGCAGCCGCTTCACCTGGTCCGAAGTCGCCAAGGCCAGCGTGGATGCGGTGGTTCAAGCCGGTCAGCAGCCGCTGCTTAAGAAAGTCCCGCGCCTGGGCAGCATCACCACCTGGAACAGCGCCTGCGGGATCGCCACCTATAGCACCAAGTTGCTGGAGCCTGCGTTCGGTCTGGACTGCCAGGTCTTCGCCAACGATGACGCGGTGCTCACCGCCGGTGACGACGAAAACATCCTGCGTTGCTGGACGGCGGGGGATAAGGACAACCTGGATCGCCTCAAGGCGGCAGTCGAACTGTCTGGCGTCGACACGCTGCTGATCCAGTTCAACTTCTCGTTCTTTGAATTGCAGGCCTTCGCTTCACTGCTGGATTGGGCCCACGGTCGTGGCATCCGCACCCTGGTGGTGTTCCACTCCACGGCGGACGTGCAACACGGCGAACAGCTCAAATCCCTGCGCGACATGCAGGAATCCCTGGCCGGATGCGCCCGTTTGATGGTGCACAGCGTGGGTGACTTGAACCGCCTGAAAGACTTCGGCTTGCGCGATAACCTGCTGATGTTCCCCCACGGCGTGATCGACACACCGCCACCTGCACCCGGTTTGCGTCAACAGGCAGCCAACCTGAGCGGGAAAACTGTCATCGCCAGCTACGGTTTCTTGCTGCCCCATAAAGGCATGCCGGAGCTGATCGAAGCCTTCGCTTTGCTCGCCAAGAAAGACCCGAAGATGCATTTGCTGCTGGTGAATGCCGAGTACCCGGTAGCGGTCTCCGCCGAGCTGGCTGAAACCTGCCGTCAGCGCATCGCGCAACCGGATCTGGACGGTCGAGTGACCTTGATAACTGACTACCTGGCTGACGAAGAATCGCTGGCGTGGTTAGGCATCGCGGATGCGATTGTGTTCCCTTATCAGCACACTCAAGAATCGTCGAGCGCCGCGGTACGCTGGGGTTTGAGTACCGGTCGTCCGGTTTTCTGCACGCCTTTGGCGATTTTTGAAGACGTTGCGGAGGCCGTCACGTTCCTTCCGGGCACTGATAGCGTATCAATGGCCGATGGCCTGTATATAAATCTTCAACGTGGTTCAACAGCTTTACAGGAAAATTGGCTGCGTAATCACGGGTGGACAACCGTTTCAGCCCGCCTGCGCAATGTTTTGCTGGCGCTGTCGGCCGAAAAGCCTAAAGCTTTACCTCACAATGTGTAA
- the gmd_2 gene encoding GDP-mannose 4,6-dehydratase, with product MTTPTKSVIITGVTGQDGAYLTQLLLEKGYKVYGTYRRTSSVNFWRLEEVGVATHPNLELVEHDLTDLSASIRLLQKAEPSEVYNLAAQSFVGVSFDQPITTAEITGLGAVNLLEAIRIVNPKIRFYQASTSEMFGKVQQVPQTEATDFYPRSPYGVAKLYAHWMTINYRESYGIFGSSGILFNHESPLRGKEFVTRKITDAVARISLGMQDVLELGNMDAKRDWGFAKEYVEGMWRMLQADEPDTFVLATNRTETVRDFVSMAFKAVDINLEWKGSADNEHGIDTNTGKTVIQVNPKFYRPAEVELLIGDPEKAKRVLGWEATTTLEQLCQLMVDADLQRVQTGKSF from the coding sequence ATGACTACACCTACCAAATCCGTAATCATCACTGGCGTAACCGGCCAGGATGGCGCTTACCTTACCCAGCTTTTGTTGGAAAAAGGTTACAAGGTCTACGGCACCTATCGCCGTACCAGCTCTGTTAACTTCTGGCGTCTTGAAGAAGTCGGCGTTGCGACCCACCCGAACCTGGAACTGGTCGAGCACGACCTGACCGACCTCAGCGCCAGCATCCGCCTGCTGCAGAAAGCCGAGCCAAGCGAGGTTTACAACCTGGCTGCTCAGAGCTTCGTGGGCGTTTCCTTCGATCAGCCGATCACCACCGCTGAAATCACAGGCCTGGGCGCAGTCAACCTGCTGGAAGCTATCCGCATCGTTAACCCGAAAATCCGCTTCTACCAGGCGTCGACTTCAGAAATGTTCGGCAAGGTGCAGCAGGTTCCGCAAACTGAAGCCACAGACTTCTACCCGCGCAGCCCGTACGGCGTGGCCAAGCTGTACGCCCACTGGATGACCATCAACTACCGCGAGTCCTACGGGATCTTCGGTTCGAGCGGCATCCTGTTCAACCACGAATCGCCACTGCGCGGTAAAGAATTCGTGACCCGCAAAATCACCGACGCCGTGGCGCGCATTTCCCTGGGCATGCAAGACGTGCTGGAACTGGGCAACATGGACGCCAAGCGTGACTGGGGTTTTGCCAAGGAATACGTCGAAGGCATGTGGCGCATGCTGCAAGCTGACGAGCCGGACACCTTCGTTCTGGCGACCAACCGCACCGAAACCGTTCGTGATTTCGTATCCATGGCGTTCAAGGCCGTTGATATCAATCTGGAATGGAAAGGTAGCGCCGACAACGAACACGGCATCGACACCAACACCGGCAAGACCGTTATTCAGGTCAACCCGAAGTTCTACCGTCCTGCTGAAGTTGAACTGCTGATCGGCGACCCGGAAAAAGCTAAGCGCGTTCTGGGCTGGGAAGCGACCACCACGCTTGAGCAGCTGTGCCAGCTGATGGTTGATGCTGACCTGCAACGCGTACAGACCGGCAAATCGTTCTGA